The following are encoded together in the Daphnia magna isolate NIES linkage group LG8, ASM2063170v1.1, whole genome shotgun sequence genome:
- the LOC116929630 gene encoding LOW QUALITY PROTEIN: tyrosine-protein phosphatase Lar (The sequence of the model RefSeq protein was modified relative to this genomic sequence to represent the inferred CDS: deleted 1 base in 1 codon), giving the protein MAWLGRLWLLTCLTLIPTFHVMQCAAADEKGASASNHTVNFIDFVKYLTHPPEIVERPKDVAVRSGGIAAFYCRARGEPTPQLSWRKNGRKVSPQSPRYLVIPQPSMSVLRIDSAKAGKDDAKYECVAENGVGDAVVASATLSIYPETDLPSGFPRITSWPAQLPVVEKGRTHLLECGASGIPEPSISWIRDMVPVNLSNPRYQQIASDSKSKGSLQITNSEEEDQGKYECVAENSLGIEISNVSTLHVRVRRVPPYFSMPLQSIYEVKPGSSLNITCVAGGSPMPYVKWRKGLEDLEPEHSLPIGRNILVLEDIQESANYTCVASSKLGQVENTTFVRVEELPYAPSNVRISEITANSVHISWHYDGPPSEAVEFVIQYKPKLAPASDHLEVVGLKTNYYTVQGLYPFTEYEFYVVAVSAIGRGLASTATFVTTGETADPTYGGPKPGTAPKNVQVRPLSSTTMLIQWEEPDTPNGQVIGYKVFYTTNPGLAIASWDSQVVDHNLLTTISDLTPHTIYTIRVQAETSVGSGPLSVPVQVKTQHGVPSQPTGLRAIDVSATSVSLEWARPHHTGENVNSYELYWNDTFTKEKHHRSLPVSETYVLNGLQPNTLYYIWLAAKSKRGEGATTPPIPVRTDQYVPTAPPQNVRGEPEDSSSVRVMWSAPPVDKQNGHISHYKLYYVEASRPDKEAIEMMLKSPLQDGTEFKLEELKKWTQYRIWLLAGTVVGDGPPSESITVRTQEDVPGDPQKVTVISVNSTSIRVEWKPPVEKEQYGIIRGYQIHVQEVDAKDAVVGQPLRYDVGAVEEYTIGGLQPDTSYAVQVAALTRKGDGARSAPKRVTTPGGVPNRPAVSLKIVKEEPTVSVEVVWSRPTQTYGELKGYRLRYGAKEVGSSSLGSSAVETNVNELLLDGPQIQHRLIEGLERGLEYEFRVAGRNHIGYGQEAVQLLPTPEGAPSGPPTNITYRFQTPDVVVVRWDVPALEQRNGRVMGYLIQFYKKVDNSVVTERNVSGATGKAVFTSLEENMDYEFRVQARTGKGSGPFSDRVLFRTERDIVRAPMAVRAMATSFSSVEVWWDTVPGRGKVIGYTVFYTMTAVDDLDEWQHKSVAVTGSCELSNLERNSQYAVTVAARTKSGYGRLSDKVTVTVKPEDVPTELRAHSVSTHSMSLSWQQPIRLNPVNYKVTFDAVKEFVDSQGITQTQPIAPQTSIWSPDTLTFSVNELSPFTTYNVNVSAVPPDRSYRPPARITVTTQMAAPLPMVKPDFYGVRDGQQITIILPQASEEYGPISHYLLVVVPEDKRNDHKQPDQLMNSDLMQAGGGVGVGVGVGVGGAGGGQAGQQGHANLKAGAAKPSEERSQPYVAAKFLRRNVPYTFLLGNGQEFEGMLNRKLDKTMRYRVFLRAVVDTPHKHLYTSSPFSDYLSLDMREAPAGELPQRPNPNVGNVDSSYVPVPSDAEEAGLLWIALAASGIVFVLLLATVVAVCSRRRRRSPKSSDHSSVTKPLMGGGGGVGLADNDPVELRRLNFQTPGMASHPPIVIHDISAHIDALKLNDNLKFSQEYESIETGQQFTWEHSNADINKPKNRYANVVAYDHSRVVLEQVPGVPGSDYINGNFCDGYRKRDAYVATQGPLPESFADFWRMCWEQRTSTIVMMTRLEERARIKCDQYWPGRGSDTYGVVSVMITDVQELATYCVRTFQLHRLGTSEHREVKQLQFTAWPDHGVPDHPAPFLQFLKRVRALNSADSGPMVVHCSAGVGRTGAFIVIDSMLERLRYENTIDVYGHVTVLRAQRNYMVQTEDQYIFIHDALLEAVTCGDTEVPARSLHAHLHGLLQPCVQVADGGGGGGGGGGGGTRGTTSGGTLSNMMTGMQHEFKKLAAIRTQPGRFVSASLAANKPKNRLVNVLPYESTRVILQPMRGVEGSDYINASFVDGYRYRNAYIATQGPLAETTEDFWRMLWEHNSTIVVMLTKLQEMGQEKCHQYWPSDRSIRYQYVVVEPVTEYNMPQYILREFKMTDARDGQSRTVRQFQFTDWPEEGVPKSGEGFIEFLGQVHKTKEQFGQEGPITVHCSAGVGRTGVFITLSIDLERMQYEGVVDVFQTVRILRTQRPAMVQTEDQYQFCYRSALEYLGSFDHYAGCD; this is encoded by the exons AAAAAGGCGCCTCCGCTTCCAATCACACCGTCAACTTTATCGACTTCGTCAAGTATTTGACAC ATCCGCCGGAGATTGTGGAGCGACCGAAAGACGTTGCCGTTCGTTCGGGAGGAATCGCCGCCTTTTACTGCCGGGCTCGAGGAGAACCGACGCCTCAACTGTCGTGGCGCAAAAACGGACGCAAG GTTTCGCCGCAGTCGCCGCGCTACCTGGTGATCCCGCAGCCGTCCATGTCGGTGCTGCGGATCGACTCGGCCAAGGCGGGCAAGGACGACGCCAAATACGAGTGCGTGGCCGAGAACGGAGTGGGAGACGCCGTCGTCGCTTCCGCCACATTGTCCATTTACCCAG aAACGGATTTACCATCGGGATTTCCGCGCATCACGTCATGGCCTGCCCAATTGCCCGTCGTCGAAAAGGGTCGGACTCATCTGCTCGAGTGCGGCGCTTCCGGCATTCCGGAACCTTCCATTTCGTGGATTCGCGATATGGTGCCCGTCAATCTCTCCAATCCGCGCTACCAGCAAATCGCATCCGACTCCAAATCCAAAG GTTCGCTGCAGATAACCAACAGCGAAGAAGAGGATCAAGGCAAATACGAATGCGTGGCCGAGAATTCGCTCGGCATTGAAATATCCAACGTGTCCACCCTGCACGTCCGAg TTCGACGAGTACCTCCGTATTTCTCGATGCCTCTGCAATCGATCTACGAGGTGAAACCGGGCTCGTCGTTGAACATCACTTGCGTGGCCGGCGGCTCGCCCATGCCTTACGTCAAGTGGCGCAAAGGCCTCGAGGATTTGGAGCCGGAGCATTCGCTGCCCATTGGTCGCAACATTCTCGTCTTGGAAGACATACAAGAGTCGGCCAATTACACTTGCGTCGCCTCCAGCAAACTCGGCCAAGTGGAGAACACCACCTTTGTTCGAGTCGAAG AATTGCCGTACGCGCCGTCCAATGTGCGCATCTCGGAAATCACGGCCAATTCGGTGCACATTAGCTGGCACTATGACGGCCCGCCCAGCGAAGCCGTCGAATTCGTGATCCAGTACAAGCCGAAATTGGCTCCCGCCTCGGACCATTTGGAAGTGGTCGGTCTCAAGACCAATTACTACACCGTCCAGGGCCTCTACCCTTTCACGGAATACGAGTTCTACGTGGTGGCAGTCAGCGCCATCGGCCGCGGTTTGGCCAGCACGGCCACCTTTGTCACCACCGGAGAAACAG CCGATCCCACGTACGGAGGACCAA AACCGGGAACGGCTCCGAAAAACGTTCAAGTGAGACCATTGAGCTCGACGACGATGCTCATCCAGTGGGAAGAACCGGACACGCCCAACGGCCAAGTGATT GGATACAAAGTGTTTTACACGACCAATCCCGGACTGGCCATCGCCTCGTGGGACTCTCAGGTGGTGGACCACAATCTGTTGACGACCATCAGCGATTTGACGCCCCACACGATCTACACGATCCGCGTGCAAGCCGAGACGAGCGTCGGCAGCGGGCCGCTATCCGTCCCCGTCCAGGTCAAGACGCAGCACGGCGTGCCCAGTCAACCGACCGGATTGAGGGCCATCGACGTGTCGGCCACTTCGGTGTCGCTCGAATGGGCGCGGCCGCACCACACGGGCGAAAATGTCAACAGCTATGAGCTCTATTGGAACGACACGTTCACCAAA GAGAAACATCACCGGTCGTTGCCCGTCAGTGAAACGTACGTCCTCAACGGCCTCCAGCCCAACACGCTCTATTACATTTGGCTGGCGGCCAAATCGAAACGCGGCGAAGGAGCCACCACGCCACCCATTCCTGTACGAACGGACCAATACG TGCCGACGGCGCCTCCGCAAAACGTGCGAGGC GAACCGGAGGACAGCAGTTCGGTGCGGGTGATGTGGAGTGCCCCGCCCGTCGACAAACAAAACGGCCACATCTCGCACTACAAGCTCTACTACGTGGAAGCGTCGAGACCGGACAAGGAAGCCATCGAGATGATGCTGAAAAGTCCGTTGCAGGACGGCACCGAATTCAAACTGGAGGAGCTCAAAAAGTGGACGCAGTATCGCATTTGGTTGCTGGCCGGCACGGTGGTCGGTGACGGGCCGCCATCCGAATCCATCACCGTCCGAACGCAAGAAGATG TGCCCGGCGATCCGCAGAAAGTGACCGTCATCTCGGTCAACTCGACGTCCATCCGCGTCGAGTGGAAGCCCCCGGTCGAAAAGGAACAATACGGAATCATTCGAGGCTACCAGATCCACGTGCAGGAAGTGGACGCAAAG GATGCCGTGGTGGGCCAGCCGTTGCGCTACGATGTCGGCGCCGTCGAGGAGTACACGATCGGCGGCCTCCAGCCGGACACGTCTTACGCCGTGCAAGTGGCCGCTTTGACCCGGAAAGGCGACGGCGCTCGGTCGGCGCCCAAGAGAGTGACGACACCTGGCGGCGTGCCCAATCGGCCGGCCGTCAGCCTCAAGATCGTCAAAGAAGAGCCGACCGTCAGCGTGGAAGTGGTTTGGAGCCGGCCCACTCAGACGTATGGCGAACTGAAAGGCTACCGGTTGCGCTACGGAGCCAAGGAGGTCGGGTCGTCATCGTTGGGTTCGTCAGCCGTCGAGACGAACGTCAACGAGTTGCTGCTCGACGGGCCGCAGATCCAACATCGGCTGATCGAAGGCCTCGAACGCGGACTCGAGTACGAATTCCGCGTGGCCGGACGCAACCACATCGGCTACGGCCAGGAGGCGGTGCAGCTGCTGCCGACGCCGGAGGGAGCGCCGTCGGGCCCGCCCACCAACATCACGTACCGTTTCCAGACTCCCGACGTGGTGGTGGTCCGCTGGGACGTGCCGGCGCTGGAGCAGCGCAACGGCCGCGTGATGGGCTACCTGATCCAGTTCTACAAGAAGGTGGACAACAGCGTGGTGACGGAGCGCAACGTGTCGGGCGCGACGGGCAAGGCCGTCTTCACGTCGCTCGAGGAGAACATGGACTACGAGTTCCGCGTGCAGGCGCGCACCGGCAAGGGCTCGGGCCCGTTCAGCGACCGGGTCCTGTTCCGGACGGAGCGCGACATCGTGCGCGCGCCCATGGCGGTGCGCGCCATGGCCACCTCCTTCTCGTCGGTGGAGGTGTGGTGGGACACGGTGCCCGGCCGCGGCAAGGTCATCGGCTACACGGTCTTCTACACGATGACGGCCGTCGACGACCTGGACGAGTGGCAGCACAAGTCGGTGGCCGTGACGGGCTCGTGCGAGCTCTCCAACCTGGAGCGCAACTCGCAGTACGCCGTGACGGTGGCGGCGCGCACCAAGTCCGGCTACGGCCGCCTCTCGGACAAGGTGACGGTGACGGTCAAGCCGGAGGACGTGCCGACGGAGCTGCGCGCCCACTCGGTCAGCACGCACTCGATGTCGCTGTCGTGGCAGCAGCCCATCCGGCTCAACCCCGTCAACTACAAGGTGACGTTCGACGCCGTCAAGGAGTTCGTCGACTCGCAGGGCATCACGCAGACGCAGCCCATCGCGCCGCAGACGTCCATCTGGTCGCCGGACACGCTCACCTTCTCCGTCAACGAGCTGTCGCCCTTCACGACGTACAACGTCAACGTCAGCGCCGTGCCGCCCGACCGCTCGTACAGGCCGCCGGCGCGCATCACCGTCACCACCCAGATGGCGGCGCCGCTGCCCATGGTCAAGCCCGACTTTTACGGCGTCCGCGACGGCCAGCAGATCACCATCATCCTGCCTCAGGCGTCGGAGGAGTACGGCCCCATCAGCCACTACCTGCTGGTCGTCGTTCCGGAAGACAAGCGCAACGACCACAAGCAGCCCGACCAGTTAATGAACAGCGATTTGATGCAGGCCGGCGGTGGTGTTGGTGTTGGTGTTGGTGTTGGTGTTGGTGGTGCTGGTGGCGGTCAGGCGGGCCAGCAGGGGCACGCCAATCTGAAGGCGGGAGCGGCCAAGCCGTCAGAGGAGCGCAGCCAGCCGTACGTGGCGGCCAAGTTTTTGCGGCGCAACGTGCCCTACACATTTTTGCTGGGCAACGGCCAAGAATTTGAAGGCATGCTGAATAGG aaactgGACAAGACGATGCGATACCGCGTCTTTCTAAGGGCCGTCGTCGACACTCCGCACAAACACCTGTACACGTCCAGTCCGTTTTCCGATTACTTGTCGCTGGACATGCGCGAGGCTCCGGCCGGCGAACTTCCGCAGCGGCCCAACCCCAACGTGGGCAACGTCGACTCGTCTTACGTGCCCGTTCCGTCGGACGCCGAGGAGGCGGGCCTTTTGTGGATCGCCCTGGCCGCGTCGGGCATCGTCTTCGTCCTCCTGCTGGCCACCGTCGTGGCCGTCTGCTCGCGGAGGCGTCGCCGCTCGCCCAAATCGTCCGACCACTCGTCGGTCACCAAGCCGCTGAtgggcggcggcggcggcgtcGGCCTGGCCGA CAACGACCCGGTGGAGCTGCGCCGCTTAAACTTCCAGACGCCCGGCATGGCGTCGCATCCGCCCATCGTCATCCACGACATTTCGGCGCACATCGACGCCCTGAAGCTCAACGACAACCTCAAGTTTTCGCAAGAGTACGAGTCGATCGAGACGGGCCAGCAGTTCACGTGGGAGCACTCGAACGCCGACATCAACAAGCCGAAGAACCGCTACGCCAACGTGGTGGCCTACGACCATTCGCGCGTCGTTCTGGAGCAGGTGCCGGGCGTGCCGGGCAGCGACTACATCAACGGCAACTTCTGCGACGGCTACCGCAAGCGGGACGCGTACGTGGCGACGCAGGGCCCGCTGCCCGAGTCGTTCGCCGACTTCTGGCGCATGTGCTGGGAGCAGAGGACGTCGACCATCGTCATGATGACGCGCCTGGAGGAGCGGGCGCGCATCAAGTGCGACCAGTACTGGCCCGGCCGCGGCTCGGACACGTACGGCGTCGTCAGCGTCATGATCACGGACGTGCAGGAGCTGGCCACCTACTGCGTGCGCACCTTCCAGCTGCACCGGCTGGGCACGAGCGAGCACCGCGAGGTCAAGCAGCTGCAGTTCACGGCCTGGCCGGACCACGGCGTGCCCGACCACCCGGCGCCCTTCCTGCAGTTCCTGAAGCGGGTGCGGGCGCTCAACTCGGCCGACTCGGGCCCCATGGTGGTGCACTGCAGCGCCGGCGTGGGTCGCACGGGCGCCTTCATCGTCATCGACTCGATGCTGGAGCGGCTGCGCTACGAGAACACGATCGACGTGTACGGCCACGTGACGGTGCTGCGCGCCCAGCGCAACTACATGGTCCAAACGGAGGACCAGTACATCTTCATTCACGACGCGCTGCTGGAGGCGGTGACGTGCGGCGACACGGAGGTGCCGGCCCGTTCGCTGCACGCCCACCTGCACGGCCTGCTGCAGCCGTGCGTGCAGGTGGCCGACGGTggcggtggcggtggcggcggcggtggcggcggcaCCAGGGGAACCACCAGCGGTGGAACGCTGTCCAACATGATGACCGGCATGCAGCACGAGTTCAAAAAACTGGCCGCCATACGGACCCAGCCTGGCCGCTTCGTCAGCGCCAGCCTGGCCGCCAACAAGCCCAAGAACCGGCTGGTCAACGTGCTGCCCTACGAGTCGACGCGCGTCATCCTGCAGCCGATGCGCGGCGTCGAGGGCAGCGACTACATCAACGCCAGCTTCGTCGACGGCTACCGCTACCGCAACGCCTACATCGCGACGCAGGGCCCGCTGGCCGAGACGACCGAGGACTTTTGGCGCATGCTGTGGGAGCACAACTCGACCATCGTCGTCATGCTCACCAAACTGCAGGAGATGGGCCAGGAGAAGTGCCACCAGTACTGGCCGTCCGACCGCTCCATTCGCTACCAGTACGTGGTCGTCGAGCCCGTCACCGAGTACAACATGCCGCAGTACATCCTGCGCGAGTTTAAGATGACGGACGCCAGGGACGGCCAGTCGCGAACCGTCCGCCAATTCCAGTTCACCGACTGGCCGGAGGAGGGCGTGCCCAAGTCGGGCGAAGGTTTCATCGAGTTCCTCGGCCAGGTGCACAAGACCAAGGAGCAGTTCGGCCAGGAGGGGCCCATCACGGTCCACTGCAGCGCCGGCGTCGGCCGCACCGGCGTCTTTATCACGCTCAGCATCGACTTGGAGAGGATGCAATACGAAGGAGTGGTCGACGTGTTCCAGACGGTGCGCATATTGCGAACGCAGCGACCCGCCATGGTGCAAACGGAG GATCAATACCAATTCTGCTATCGGTCGGCGCTGGAATATCTGGGATCGTTCGATCATTACGCTGGATGCGACTGA
- the LOC116929633 gene encoding islet cell autoantigen 1: MKIGYTMATHGYSGNSFDRWVEQSTLQSAGAENTMNKMQHQFWVAKQTILRRLGKKEDDCVVASDAELDAKLELFLSIQETCSQLYKVVEQYQERLQVLSQEENTFGHFLRTNGELDKTCAGKMMNAVGKAMIYSAQQRASLRSPLARLYQEVETFCQRAVEDTSYTVNEMEKCRNDYRGALLWMKNVSQELDPDTFKQLEKFRRVQSHVRASKTKFDRHKLACLQKIDLLAAARCNMFSHGLIVYQDNMATFWKRTSSAMTTVSEAYKGYQPYEFTFVKGLTETSLKLAGEKSSSPEPRFEFFFESEFRDEEKVDSSFRNEGLNNAQRDKPNSNKGRSKSKSNKRDSSESKPLLDKCSEDLLGGDGNDDLLGLNLSCNSDSDALLLELASLDFGQPASVKDDPSQAHATKKDLGFQQDQCFLANFDQVFGSAEPDMMGEWNSYLPSNFLSNDFVSGCSSNVLSDTSTSSQLLPSSILKEIGEKKLMNENRSKKETGKDMSSWYSLFADLDPLGNPDALSINKKEDDDRNC, from the exons ATGAAAATCGGATATACCATGGCAACACA TGGGTATAGTGGAAACTCTTTTGACCGTTGGGTTGAACAATCAACTTTGCAAAGTGCTGGTGCTGAAAATACTATGAACAAGATGCAACACCAGTTTTGGGTAGCTAAGCAAACCATCTTAAGGCGGCTTGGCAAAAAAGAGGATGACTGTGTAGTTGCCTCTGATGCTGAGCTAGATGCTAAACTTGAACTGTTTTTATCCATCCAAGAAACATGCTCTCAATTATACAAAGTTGTTGAGCAATATCAGGAAAGGCTTCAAG ttctATCCCAAGAGGAAAACACTTTTGGTCACTTTCTTCGAACAAATGGAGAACTAGACAAAACATGTGCTGGTAAAATGATGAATGCCGTTGGAAAGGCAATGATATATTCAGCTCAGCAGCGCGCAAGTTTACGGTCCCCACTGGCACGCTTATACCAA GAAGTGGAAACTTTTTGCCAAAGAGCCGTTGAAGATACTTCCTATACTGTCAACGAAATGGAAAAATGTCGCAATGACTATCGAG GTGCATTGTTATGGATGAAAAATGTATCCCAGGAGTTGGATCCCGATACCTTTAAGCAACTGGAAAAATTCCGTCGTGTTCAGAGTCACGTCCGCGCCAGCAAAACCAAATTCGATCGCCACAAGCTGGCATGTCTGCAAAAAATTGATCTACTTGCAGCTGCTCGTTGCAATATGTTCTCCCACGGTCTCATCGTATATCAAGATAACATGGCAACATTTTGGAAGAGAACTTCCAGTGCCATGACAACCGTTTCCGAAGCTTATAAAG GTTATCAGCCGTACGAATTTACTTTCGTCAAGGGATTGACAGAAACTTCACTAAAGTTGGCTGGTGAAAAATCCTCGTCTCCTGAGCCTAGATT tgaatttttctttgaaagTGAATTTCGTGATGAAGAAAAAGTGGATTCGTCTTTTCGAAACGAGGGTTTGAACAATGCACAAAGAGATAAACCAAACTCTAATAAGGGACGCAGTAAATCCAAATCTAACAAGCGAGATTCGTCGGAAAGCAAACCTTTGCTTGATAAATGTTCTGAAGATCTTCTGGGAGGAGACGGCAACGATGATCTTTTAGGATTAAACCTTAGTTGTAATAGTGATTCTGATGCGCTACTGCTAGAGCTAGCATCTTTGGATTTCGGACAGCCGGCATCTGTGAAGGATGATCCTTCCCAAGCACATGCAACTAAAAAGGATCTTGGTTTTCAACAAGACCAATGTTTTCTAGCTAACTTCGATCAAGTTTTCGGGTCAGCTGAACCAGATATGATGGGAGAATGGAATTCGTACCTTCCTTCGAATTTTTTATCGAATGATTTTGTCAGTGGATGTTCATCTAACGTACTTTCCGATACGTCTACCTCTTCTCAGCTGCTGCCATcgagtattttaaaagaaattggcgaaaaaaaattaatgaatgAAAACCGTTCGAAAAAA GAAACAGGGAAAGACATGTCTTCATGGTACAGTCTGTTTGCTGACCTTGATCCATTAGGAAATCCAGATGCATTGAGCATCAACAAGAAGGAAGATGATGATCGTAATTGTTGA
- the LOC116929632 gene encoding protein let-418 yields MSTLEKKYEYVIQAIEHLKHRKARPDLEGIKNYAFRRHGIDPVTCCADVDELIENEQIIKVEFKGRTSYRNAAKYFGPDAANTSSTVESSPQQQPRDASPEPVSYSSAVTAAIAAILCDQPTPPSQTGAVSIRSIASYLQSRDHGRYSRKYIDNLIDREVTACNIASISKETFTLPPSVLKSLDRRWKHEHMKSKRKASGGAEDLNKSKNQVNKNKSVPSKVEKSPPPTPPRPERVGQRMKRAKKVFDPSDVEVVPRKRGRPVGTGKKNRELRNSFATTPERSKSPFLLTGSSPPNSYSHSEFKACLLCKYYTVILRGVTSKMLVCCECNRNVHAKCLGFDQDVLPRVPESEWKCPDCRPCSVCKLVQEQDTVLLCCECDTTFHRSCLTSPPASMPEGCYWACDECRANESAEKTPVKDSSSEEGKVENKISQSPFQPSAPISLGPWVFGTRQLELKGPPFEWDGVPNPDPTIPDASLWTSEDVQGYFSRLGFEEQATLLRHNEIDGPSLLLMKRNDVVVNMGLKLGPAVKIYNHIRRLQTRRDDLIYA; encoded by the exons ATGAGTAccttagaaaagaaatacgAATACGTGATACAGGCCATAGAGCACTTAAAGCACAGAAAAGCGAGACCGGATCTCGAGGGAATCAAGAATTATGCTTTCCGACGCCACGGCATTGATCCTGTAACATGTTGCGCGGACGTCGATGAGCTCATCGAAAACGAACAAATCATCAAAGTGGAATTCAAGGGTCGCACCAGTTACCGCAATGCAGCCAAGTATTTTGGACCGGATGCAGCAAATACATCTTCTACAGTGGAAAGCTCTCCACAACAACAGCCCAGAGATGCTAGTCCTGAACCAGTTTCCTACAGCTCTGCTGTCACAGCAGCTATAGCAGCTATTCTTTGCGACCAACCAACTCCGCCAAGCCAAACAGGAGCAGTCAGCATCAGGAG CATTGCAAGTTATCTTCAATCAAGAGATCATGGAAGATATTCAAGAAAGTACATTGATAATCTCATTGACCGGGAGGTTACAGCTTGCAACATAGCTTCCATCAGCAAAGAAACTTTCACCTTACCACCCAGTGTCTTGAAGAGTCTTGATCGAAGGTGGAAGCATGAACACATGAAAAGTAAAAGGAAAGCTAGTGGAGGAGCAGAAGACTTGAACAAATCCAAGAATCAAGTCAATAAAAACAAGAGTGTTCCAAGCAAAGTGGAAAAGTCTCCGCCACCAACTCCGCCTCGTCCAGAGCGAGTCGGTCAACGCATGAAA AGAGCCAAGAAAGTGTTTGACCCATCGGACGTGGAGGTTGTCCCCAGGAAACGCGGCCGTCCTGTTGGAACTGGCAAAAAGAACCGAGAATTGCGCAATAGCTTCGCCACGACACCGGAGCGATCGAAAAGTCCGTTTCTCCTAACTGGATCCTCGCCTCCCAATAGCTATTCGCATTCCGAGTTCAAAGCATGCCTCCTCTGCAAGTATTATACGGTCATTTTGCGAGGCGTCACTTCGAAAATGCTCGTCTGCTGCGAGTGCAACCGAAACG TTCACGCCAAATGCTTGGGATTCGATCAGGACGTTTTGCCTCGCGTTCCCGAATCGGAATGGAAGTGCCCCGATTGCCGCCCTTGTAGCGTTTGTAAACTGGTCCAAGAACAG GACACGGTTCTGCTCTGTTGCGAATGCGACACGACGTTCCATCGCTCTTGTCTGACTTCGCCGCCAGCCAGCATGCCCGAAGGCTGTTACTGGGCTTGCGACGAATGCCGAGCCAACGAGTCGGCGGAGAAGACGCCGGTCAAGGATAGCTCATCGGAAGAGGGCAAAGTTGAAAACAAGATCTCGCAGTCACCGTTTCAGCCCTCGGCGCCAATTAGTCTCGGTCCTTGGGTGTTTGGCACACGGCAACTGGAACTGAAGGGTCCTCCGTTCGAGTGGGATGGCGTTCCCAACCCTGACCCGACTATTCCAGACGCTTCTCTGTGGACATCCGAGGACGTCCAGGGTTACTTTAGCCGACTGGGATTCGAAGAACAGGCCACCTTGTTGCGCCATAAC GAGATTGACGGACCGTCCCTTTTGCTGATGAAAAGAAACGACGTCGTGGTCAATATGGGACTGAAACTAGGCCCGGCAGTCAAGATCTACAACCACATTCGTCGTCTGCAAACGCGCCGTGATGATCTAATCTACGCGTAA
- the LOC116929634 gene encoding RNA polymerase II transcriptional coactivator, protein MPKINKRKKVSNSEDEKSASSSDSGPEDRNPPPKNEATKMATASTGSAKKPDQNPPGEAEPSWQLDKQRVLKVRSWRGKTFIDIREYYEKDGQQLPGKKGISLSASQWSKLKSIIPEVDKALEEI, encoded by the exons ATGCCCAAAATTAACAAACGCAAGAAGGTGTCTAACAGTGAAGATGAAAAATCGGCAAGCTCCTCTGATAGTGGACCCGAGGAC AGAAACCCACCACCCAAAAATGAAGCAACAAAAATGGCGACCGCATCTACGGGTTCAGCAAAAAAACCTGATCAAAATCCACCTGGAGAGGCTGAACCATCATGGCAATTGGACAAGCAACGTGTATTGAAAGTTCGCTCATGGAGAGGAAAA ACATTTATTGATATTCGTGAGTATTATGAAAAAGATGGACAGCAGTTACCagggaaaaaaggaataagTCTGTCAGCCTCCCAATGGAGTAAACTGAAGTCAATTATTCCAGAAGTTGATAAAGCTCTGGAAGAAATTTAA